The genomic segment TAGTCCACCCACACATGCGGGTGGGCCCGTACCGGCTGCGGTTGCATGAAGAACAGGGTCATTATTGCCAGTACAAAGAAGCTGATGCTGCGAAGCTGAGGCATGGCATTGGTCCTTGGTTCGGTGATGTCCACAGCGGGCCATGAGCGTGGTCAAATCCGTTTGCCGCCCAGGGAGCGGCAACCCCTATGGCTGGTCCGGGGACGCACTTGCAGGTGTAGCTGGTAATTGATCTGGATGATCGTTGGTGAGTTCTTCCAGCAAACCCTCCGGCCCACCCACGACCACCGTGACCATCCGGTCCATTGTCATTCGCCGGGCCAGGGCATCCATGGCCATTTCCGGGGTGACCCTTGCCACGTACTCGGTGTAGGTTTCCAGGTAGTCCGGGGCAAGATTGTAAAACCCAATCATTCCCAATGTGGCGACAATGCCGCTGTTGGAGGCCAAGCCCTGGGGAAACCGGCCAATGATGTTATCCCTGGATGCAGCCAACTCCTCTTCGGTAACGCCCTGGTCGATGAAAAGGGCCAGGGCCTCGCGCAGCACTCCCAGGGCCTCGGCAGCCTGGTGAACTCCGGTCTGCATGGTGATCAGGAATGGGCCTTCAACGGCCATGGGTTGAATATGGCTGGAGACGGAGTAGGCCAGTCCACGCTTGGTCCGGACGTCCTGAAAGAGTCGCGAGGTGAAGCCGCCCCCGCCAAAAACATGATTGGCCGTGGTCAGGAAAAAGCGGTCCGGATCGCCCTGGCGCAAAAGCGGTTTGCCCATCAAGATGTGGGCTTGCTCCGAGGGGAAAGGGACATGGTGGAGGATCGGTTCCTCCGGCGCTTGCGGGGCTGGGAGGGCAGCAGGCCGGTCACCCTTGGGAAGAGCCGCGTCGATGCGTTGACTGAGTTTTCGGGCAGCATCCTCGGAAAGGTCGCCAGTCAGGGCCAGGACGGCGTTTTGCACAGTGTAGTGGTTTTGAAAAAAATCCTGGACCAGCATCCTGGTCAGGCCGGGAACGCTTTCCGCCGTACCCAGGGGGGGGTGGGCATAGGGGTGGTCGCCGTAGGCCAGTTGAAAGAAACGTCGGGATGCGATGGCTCCGGGCTCCTGACGCTCCCGGTGTATGCTCTGGAGGGTCTGGCGGCGGGCCCTGGCCAGATCGTCCTCCGGAAAAGCCGGTTCATGCAGCAGGGCGAGCATGGTTGCCAGTGCGGTTTCCATCCAATCTGGCTCGGTCAGTGTGCGCAAATGGATCGTAGCCATGTCCCGGGCTGCACTGGAGCTGAACTGGGCGCCTACGGATTCAAAACGCTCGGCCACGGTGTCCGCATCCATATCTGAAGTGCCAAAAGCCAGAGCCAGGCTTGTCAGCCTAGCCAAGCCATTATGCTCGCCGTCCCGAGCCGCCCCGGCATCGAAGATCAGCCGGACGTCCAGCATGGGCAGGGCCGGGGCCGGGGCGAACAGGACCGTCATCCCGTTCTCCGTGGTCCATGTTTGAAATTCCGCGCTTTGTGCCGGGGAAACGAATCCGTGGGCAAGAACGAAGAGCATCGTCAGACAGAGGCCGACCAGGGAGCCGGGCTTCCGTGGGCCGGGGGCAAAGTGGGTATCGTGGGAGGTCATAGGCAAAACCTTGTGGCGTGCGTTGAGTTGGAAGCGAGCGGTGCAATGGAGAAACGGATCGTGCGTGAGGCTAGTCTTCGATAGGCTCTGGGACGCCGCGTCCGTGTTCCGGCAATGCTTCGGAATCGGCCATTGTCCCAGGCAGGGGCAATGGATCGAGGATCGCGACGGTGCGGGTATCCGGGACAAAGTATGTTGTGGCCACCCGTTGGACGTCTTCGGCGGTTACGGCCCGGATTCGCTCGGCGTATTCTTCTCCGATTTGCCAACCCAGGCCGATGGTTTCCAGCATGCCCAACTCAAAAGCCCTGGCGTTCAGGGAATCCTGGCGATAGACTTCCGAGGCGATAACCTGGGCCTTGATGCGTTGCAATTCCGTTTCGCCCACGGGAACGTCGATCAGCTGCTGAATCTGATGCAGCAGGGCCTGTTCCAGGATTTCCATTTCCGTCTGCGAGGATGGGATCGCGGAGAGGGTGAACAGGGTCTGCAGCCGGCTGTATCCTCCATACGAGGCGGTGGCGCCCAGGGCCAGCTCTTGTCCGCGAACCAGTTCGCGGTCCAGACGGGACGACCGCCCGGAGCTGAGCAGGCCCGCGGCGACCATCAGTGCGTAGGCATCATCGGGTTCGGCTTGCTCTTCAAGAAGCGTTGGGATGGTCGGCACTTTCCAGCCCATGAGCAGGTGGGGCTGTTCCGCTGGAACCCGCAGGAAGACCCTGCGCTCGCCACGCTGGGCAACTTCTGTCCGGGGCTTGATCTCCGGCATGCTCCGGGCGGGAATGGGGCCGTAATAGCGCTGGGCCGCCGCGATCACTTCAGATGGTTCCACGTCGCCGACCACCACGACCACGGCGTTGTTCGGTGTGTACCACGCGTCGTACCAAGCCTGGACGTCTTCCAGGGTATAGTTTTCAATATCGGTCATCCAACCGATGACGGAATGGCCATAGGGGCTGTTCAGAAAGGCCGCGGCCATCAATTGTTCATGCAGCAAGGCCGTGGGGCGGTCATCCCGGGTCAACCGCCGTTCTTCGATGACCACATTGCGCTCCGGCTGAAATTCTTCCTCGGTCAGACGCAGTGCGTGCATTCGTTCCGCCTCCATGGCCATGGCCGTTGACCAGTGGTCACTGCCCAGAACTTGAAAATAGGCCGTGAAGTCCTGGCCGGTGAAGGCGTTCTGGCTGCCGCCGAGACGGGAGATGATCCGAGTGAACTCGCCGGGGGGATAGGCTTCACTGCCGCGGAACATCATGTGTTCAAGCATGTGGGAGATACCGGTAATACCGCTGTGCTCGTGCCTGGAGCCGACTTCGTACCAGATTTGGTTCGTGACCACCGGGGCACGGGAGTCGCGCAACACCAGCACGGTCAGGCCGTTGTCCAAGCGGTGCATCACCACTTCGGCGGCGACCGGGGATACGCCGCAGACGGTCATCAGCCAGCAGAATAAAATAAGGATTCGGGAAGTGGACATATCGCGGTGGGACCTCTTGGGTTGTGGAAGCAGGTTTTTTTTATCGGATGAGAAAGCTAGGTGCACATTCCGAAGCGACTTGGCAAGAGGAATGTTTAAAAAAGCTTTCTTGCGGCTTGAATTGTCTCGGCAAACAGTTCAGCCTGATGCGAATGAAAAAAATATCGCATGCAGGATTTTCTGACAAGGTGATTGATTTTCCAGAATTTTCACCGTATGAACTCCGCAACGTCCAACATTGGAGATCCTGGCCACACACCAAGGTTGAGGGGCCGTTGCGGGCTTGTTCCCTTGCCGGTTTTTCGGGCTCGGTTTCCGGGCTTGCTCCCGGCTTTGGCCCAAGCCGTTGATGTTGGCGGGTGTGACAACCTTTTTTCCCGTTTTAAGGAGGCTCTTGCATGAAAAAGATGTTGCTGATCGTGTTGGCCGGCATGCTGGCCGTGTCCCTGTTGGTGGGCCAGGCTCACGCGCAGATCCGGATCGGGCTGATGGCGCCGTTGACCGGTTCATGGGCCAGTGAAGGCCAGGCCATGAGGCAGATCGTTGATCTGCTGGCCGAGGAAGTGAACAATGCCGGCGGCGTCCTGGGACAGCAGGTACAGATCATCGCCGAGGACGACGCCGGTGACCCACGCACAGCGGCTTTGGCGGCCCAGCGGCTTTCCACCCGTGGCATTGTCGCGGTTATCGGAACGTATGGTTCCTCGATTACCGAGGCCAGCCAGAATATCTTCGACGAAAACCGTATTGTTCAGGTCGCCACGGGCTCCACGGCCATTCGCCTTAGCGAAAAGGGCCTGCGCTACTTCTTCCGAACCTCTCCCCGTGACGACGAGCAGGGTTTGGTCGCGGCCAACACCCTCAAAGACATGGGGTTCGGCACAGTAGCCATCCTGCACGACAACACCACCTATGCCCGCGGATTGGCGGATGAGGCCAGGGCGCTGCTTGTGGAAGGCGATGTGGAAATCGTCTTCTTCGACGCCCTGACCCCCGGGGAGCGGGACTATAGCGCCATCCTCTCCCAGCTACGGGCCCGCAACCCTGAAGTCGTCCTGTTCACCGGGTATTTCCCCGAGGCCGGACTGTTGCTGCGTCAACGGCATGCCATGGGTTGGGATGTGCCCTTTGTCGGCGGTGACGCGACCAACAACCCGGATTTGGTGAGCATCGCCGGCAGGGAAGCCGCGGAAGGCTTCATGTTTCTGAGCCCTCCCGTACCCCAGGATCTGGACTCCCCCGAAGCCACCGCCTTTATGGCCGCCTACCGGGCCAGGTTCAATGACGATCCCGCGTCGGTATGGGCTGTCCTGGCCGGCGATGCCTTCAATGTCATCGTGGCCGCCATCGAGGGCTCCGGTTCCACCGAGCCGGACAAGATTGCTGAATTCCTGCGCACCGGCCTGGAGGACTTCCAGGGCCTGACCGGTACCATTGCTTTTGACGACAAAGGTGATCGTATCGGCGAACTCTATCGCGTTTACAGGGTGGACGGCGAGGGCCGCTTCATCCTGCAGCCGTAGTCCGCACCATTCTCCGGGCAGGGGCGGTTCACGAACCGCCCCTGCGTCTTGATGGATGTCTGATGGTGCAATACCAGCCACCCATCATCGACCACCACTCTAAAGGACACCCCATGCAACTTTTCCTCGAACAACTGACCAACGGCTTGGCCGTGGGCGGGATCTATGCGTTGATCGCCCTGGGCTACACCATGGTTTATGGTGTGCTCAAGTTGATCAACTTCGCTCACGGTGACCTGTTCACCATCGGGGCGTTTTTCGGCCTGACCCTGTTGCTGTCCCTGGGTTTGACCAGCCATATCGGACCGGTGGCCGGAATTATCGTGTTGGTACTCATGGTCATGGGGTTGGTGGCCCTGATTGGTGCACTGCTGGAACGGGTCGCATATCGGCCCTTGCGCACTTCACCCAGGCTGTCCGCGGTGGTTTCCGCCCTGGGTGCTTCCATATTTTTTCAGAACGCGATCATGTTGATCTACGGTGCCCGGTTTCGGGTCTATCCCCATGACCTGCTGCCCACCACGACGGTGTCCTTGCTCGGAGTGAGCATCCCGGTGATGCGTATTGTCCTTTTTGGCGCCTCCCTGGTGATGATGGCCGGTTTGTACTATTTCGTGCAGCGAACCAAGACCGGGACGGCCATTCGGGCCGCGGCCATTGATCAGGGTGCAGCCAAGCTGATGGGCATCGATGTCAACAGGGTGATCATGTACGTCTTTCTGATCGGCCCGGCCCTGGGCGGCGCCGCCGGGGTGATGGTCGGGATGTACTACGGGCAGATCAACTTCACCATGGGCTGGGTCTACGGGTTGAAAGCCTTTACCGCGGCCATTCTCGGCGGCATTGGAAACATCCCCGGCGCCATGCTGGGCGGTTTGCTGCTGGGGGTGATCGAGGCCATGGGCGCGACCTATATTTCCCTGGCCTGGAAAGACGCCATATCCTTCATGGTCCTGATTCTGATCCTGATCTTTCGACCCACCGGGCTCCTGGGTGAACGCGTGGCGGACAAGGTATGAAGCCGGCAACCATCATCAACGTCCTTGTCGTGGCCGCCTTGCTCGTGGCCCCGTACTGGTTGAACGCGTACTGGGTGGACGTGCTCAATTCCATCGGAATCTATGCGGTGCTTGCCCTGAGTCTGAACGTCATTCTTGGCTACGCCGGCTTGTTTCACATGGGCCACGCCGCGTTTTTCGCCGTGGGCACCTACACCACGGCTATCTTGAATACCCAATTCGGCATTCCGGTGCTCTGGTTGATGCCGTTGTCCGGGCTGACGGCCGGATTTTTCGCTCTGCTGGTGGCCCGGCCGATCATCCACCTGCGCGGGGACTATCTGCTGATCGTGACCATCGGCATCGTGGAGATCGTCCGCATTGCCCTGGTGAACAATGTTTTCGGCATCACCGGCGGTTCCAACGGCATTTTCGGGATCAACCGGCCCGAGCTGTTCGGCTATGTGATCCGCACACCCCATGATTTTTACTACCTGATTTTCGGCTTTGCCGCGATCACCGTCCTGCTCTTTTTGCGTCTGGAGAATTCCCGTTTTGGCCGGGCCCTGAATTACATCCGCGAGGACGACGTGGCCGCGGAGGGCAGCGGGATCGACGCGGCTCACTACAAACTGGTGGCCTTCATTCTTGGTGCGTTCTGGGCCGGGATGGCCGGAACCATTTTTGCGGCCAAGATGACCATTGTCTCGCCCCAATCCTTTACGTTCTGGGAGTCCGTGGTCATGTTCACCATTGTCATTCTCGGGGGGTCCGGGAACATTCGCGGCGTGCTTCTCGGTGCCTTCCTGATCGTCGGTTTGCCCGAGGTCTTCAGGGAATTCGCCGGAGCGCGGATGCTCGTCTTTGGGGCGGCAATGATCCTGATGATGATCTTTCGGCCCAAGGGCATCCTTCCAGCTCAGCCCAGAACCTACAATTTGGACTTTCTGGCCGGCTCACGGGGAGGCGGGAAATGAGTACATCACCGCTCCTGCGATTAGCCCAGCTGACCAAGTCATTTGGTGGGGTCATGGCCGTGAATCAGGTCAGCTTCGACGTGGACCACGGTTCCATCGTCGGCCTGATCGGTCCCAACGGCGCGGGCAAGACCACGGTGTTCAACCTGATCACCGGCAATTATCGCCCGGATTCAGGAGAGATTCTTTTTGACGGGCGAAATATCGTGAACATGCGCACCAACCGGATCGTCACCCTGGGCATTGCCCGAACGTTTCAGACCATCCGGCTGTTCCAGAATATGAGCGCCCTGGAAAATGTCCTGGCCGGATGTCACTGCCGGATGCGATCCGGGGCGATCGGGGCCATGCTTCGTCTGCCCTGGCAGAAGCGGGAGGAGCGTGAGGCCCTGGAAATTGCCGTGGGGGAACTGGAATTTGTCGGGCTGCGTTCTCAATTGGACCAGGCAGCCCGGAATTTGTCTTACGGCAACCAACGCCTCCTGGAAATTGCCCGGGCCCTGGCCACCAAGCCCCGCTTCCTGATCCTGGACGAACCGGCAGGGGGCATGAACGATTACGAGACACAGGTTCTGGTGGATCTGATCAACCAGATCCGAGATCGCGGTATCACTGTCCTGCTCATCGAGCATGACATGAACCTGGTGATGAAAATTTGCGAAAAACTGGTGGTCCTGGAGTACGGGATCATGATCGCCCAGGGAGCACCCGTGGAAATCCAGAAGGATCAACGGGTCATCGATGCCTACCTGGGGGCCCCTGATGACGATGAAGACGAGGATTTTTGATCATGCTCCTGCGCATTGAGAACCTGGAGGTGAAGTACGGCAACGTGCAGGTGCTGCACGGATTGAACCTGGCCGTGAACCGGGGGGAGATCGTGACCATCCTCGGAGCCAATGGCGCGGGCAAGTCCACCACCCTGATGACCATCAGCGGATTGGTCAAACCCTCCGGGGGATGCATTTTCCTGGAGGACAAACCCCTGCACAAGCTGGAGGCCCACCAGATCGTCAAGCTGGGCTTGGCCCAGGTTCCGGAGGGGCGGCGGGTCTTCGGCACCCTGAGCGTACACGAAAACTTGCGCCTGGGGGCCTTCACGGCCACGGATCAAGCCCTGATTCAAAAAAATATGGACTGGGTCTATGAAATGTTTCCCATTCTGCGCAAACGCCGCGGCCAACTGGCCGGAACCCTGAGCGGCGGCGAGCAGCAGATGCTGGCCATCGGCCGCGGCCTGATGGCCAGTCCCAAGATCCTGCTCCTGGACGAACCCAGCCTGGGCCTGGCACCGATACTGGTCAAGTCCATCTTTGCCACGGTCCGGGAAATCAACAAGTCCGGCGTGACCATCGTCCTGGTGGAACAAAACGCCCGCCTAGCCCTGAAACTGGCCGACCGAGGCTACGTCCTGGAACTGGGCAAGATTGTGCTGGAAGACGAGGCCAAAGCCCTGTTGGCCAACCCGGAAGTACAGAACGCGTACCTGGGGGGCGCGAGGTAAAAAACATGGAGCGGCCTGAGGGTGACAAGCCGAGAGGTGAGAGCAATATTTGGCGTAACGTGGGTAGGTGCCCTTTCAGGATGGCGAACAGCTTCATCGTTGGCTGATTCTTCCCAGAACATCTTCAGCTGGTGAGGCATCGATCTGACCGGCATCATAGGCATCAAGCCGATCCTCAATTTCTTGTCTCCAGGCCGCATCGACGGATTGTTCCTCGGAGTGATCAAAACTCAAAAAAAGTTGCTCAATCAACTCGGCACGATCAATCGGCGAGAGGAGCGCGGCACTTTTCAGAATTTGTTGTACCGTGGGTGTCATAGACGTCTCTCCAGCAATATTTTTGAGTAACTACTCAGCTCATCCGTAATGATGCCCTGGATACCCGCCTGCGCGGGTATGACTGACTTGGAGACAAGTTTGAAAAAAGGTCATTCCCGCGAAGGCGGGAATCCAGCTTCAGAATGGGGCTCTAGCAAAGCATTACTGAATAGTTACGATTTATCATGAGCATAGCCAGGAACAACTGTGGCCGCAAGCGTTTTGAGCCCAAGCTGTTTTGCACCCAAGCCATTGGCTTGCCACGGCGAGTGCCTTTTTACGCAATCCAACTCTTCAGTTCAGAGCACTTGTCAGATGACTTGAGATCCATCACCCATATGCCCGGCGCATGCGGCGCTCAACTCGCCCGGCCACGGTGGAGAAGGTCAGGGTCAGGAGGAGATAGAGCAGGGTGATGGTAATCATGATCTCAAAGGTCATGTAGGTGGAAGCCATCAATTCCATCCCCTGAAAGGTCAGTTCCTGGACGCTGATCACCGAGACGATGGCCGTGTCCTTGATGGTGGCAATGAACTGGCCGGATAACGGCGGGACAATCCGGGAGACCGCCTGGGGCAGGATCACGTGGCGCATTTGCTGCCAGGGGGATAACCCCAGGGCATACGCCGCTTCGCGCTGCCCGCGTTCGATGGACTGGATGCCGGAGCGGACGTGCTCGGTGATGTAGGCCCCTTCATATACGGCCAGGGTGAGCAGGGCGGCCAGGAAATTGGGCATGCGGTCCACGGGCACGGCCACCCAGGGCAGCAAATCCTTGGCCCATTCCGGGAGGTTGCGCAGCATGGCTTCCAGACCGATCATGGTCATGATCTGGTCTGCCAGGAAAAAATAGAAAATGAAGATCAGAACCAGAGGTGGAATGTTCCGGACGGTTTCAACATAGGTCCAGCCAACCATGCGCAGAAACAAGGACCTGGAACACCGGGCCATGCCCATGATCACGCCAATGAGCGTGGCCAGGAGCATGGTCCAGATACTCAGTCGAATCGTGGTCAGGAGTCCCTGGGTGACCAGTCCGGGAATCCAGCGCCCCGCTGTTTCATCCCAACGCAGCAGATAATTGGCCAGCAAATGCCATCGCCACTGGTAATCCAGGGTGGCGTTGACGCGCCAGACAAAGAAGATGGCGAACGCGATGATCCCCAGGATCAGGGCGGCGTCGAGGGGGGTAAAGCGGGCAGATTTGGAAGGCATGCGTTATGTCTTTGAGTGCATTCGCCCGGACTGGATGAGAGACGGAGCAGTTGCTGTCGTATCATCCAGTCCGGGGGATGCTAGTTTTTGCTGCCAGCGTGTGGCCTTGGGTTCACCTTTGCCCGTGTGGTTCCAAATGTGGATGGTCAGCACGGGAAACGTTCCAGGGAACGACTGCGCTACTCCACCAATTCCTTCCAGTCCATGGTCTCGAACCAGTAGCTGTACTGATCTTCGATCCAGCCTTCAGCCGTAATTTCAATAATCCAGCTGTTCACGTAGTTAAGCAGGTCCGGGTCGCCTTTGCGCATGGCAATGCCCACAGGCTCCTTGGTCAGATTTTCCTGAAAGGGCATGAAAAGTCTATTGGGATGCTTGATGACTTCCTGAGCCGGCAAGGGCGCATTGCCCACAAACGCATGAGCCCGGCCCATCAATATTTCCTGGACGACTTGTGGTTCACGCTCGAAAAATTTGTGCTGGGCATTTGGAAAGAACCTTTCGGCAGCACGCTGTGCCGTGGTGCCGAGACGGGCGGCGATGATCACTTCCGGCTTGTTGAAATCCTCAATGCTGGAGAAACCAGCGGCCTTTTCCTTGTGTGCGGCCATGCTCTGGCCCGTGAAGTAGTAGGGGTTGCTGAAATAAACTTGTTGGGCGCGATCCGCGCGGATGCCCATTCCACCGATGAGCAGGTCAAACTTGCCCGTGAGCAGGGCGGGGATGATTCCTCGCCAGGCCGTGGGCACCAGTTCGATGTTCACACCGAGGTCCTCGGCGAAGCGCTTGGCCACATCAATCTCAAAACCGACGAATTCACCGGTTTTGTCCTGCATGGCCCAGGGAACAAAGGTGTCAAAGCCCACACGAAGCGAGCCGCGCTCCATGATTGTGGTCAGGGTGCTCTCCCTGGTGATTTGCTGACGAATGTTCTGGGCTTGGGCCAGTGATGTGGCCAGCAAGATAAAGATTGTCGTCAGAATCAATAACAGGTGTTTTCCTTTGCCGATGTTCATGTCTGCTCCTTCTTGTTGAGGTGTGTTCCATTCAGACCGGGAATCGGTCCGCACAGTATTTGGCCAAGAAAGGCGCGGGTGCGTTCCTGTCTCGGATTGCTGAAAAAGTCTTCGCTGGAGGCGTCCTCCAGAATCCGTCCGTTTTCCATAAAAATCACCCGGTCTCCGGCTTCCCGGGCAAACCCCATTTCATGGGTGACCACAACCATGGTCATGCCGTCCCGGGCCAGGCCTTTCATGACTTCCAGCACTTCCCCGATGGTTTCCGGGTCCAGGGCGCTGGTGGCTTCGTCAAAGAGCATCACCTTGGGGTGCATGGCCAGAGCGCGGGCAATGGCCACCCGCTGCTGCTGTCCGCCGGAGAGCTGGGCCGGGTAGGCCTGGGCCTTGTCCGTCAGGCCGACCCGGGCCAGGAGGGCCATGGTTGCTTCGTTGGCCTCCTTGCGGGATTTCCCCCGAACCTGTTCCTGGGCCAGATTGATGTTTTGCAGGGCGGTCATGTGTGGAAAAAGATTGAAGGACTGGAAAACCATACCCACTTCAGTGCGAATGGCCAGCCGGTTGCGGGGTGTGGCATCCAGGGGGATGCCGTCAATGATTATCTCTCCGGAGTCGATGTCCTCCAATCCGTTCAGGCAGCGCAGCAGGGTCGACTTGCCCGAACCGGAGGGGCCAATGACCACCACGACCTCTTTTTGCCGCACGCTCAGGGAGACATGATCCAGGGCAAGCAACCCTCCAGGGTAGGTTTTGACGATATCCCTGACCGTAATGATGTCCTGGCTCTGCTGCGCACTGTTCATTATTGTTGCCGACTTTGCCGCGGCATTGAAGGTGTGATTTTGCTGCATAACTGGCTATTTCTTCATTTTTTTCCAATTCATTCGTCCACGTTCACGTCCACATCAACGCTCATGGACTGCTTCAGTTCAATCCTGCCCCTGACTTCTGAACCTTGAATTCTGACTTTCAACATTCAGCACTCATTCCCTCCATCAATCCGCTGTACGCATCCTCTTCCCCATCTCGGCCACCAGCATGGAAAGCGGAAACGTTATGGCCAGGTAAATGGCCGCCACGGTGAACCAGACCTCAAAGACCATGAATGTGTCCGAAGAGACGATATTGCCGCGCTGGGTCAACTCGTAGATGGCGATGGTGCTGGCCAGGGATGAGTCCTTGATCAGTGTGACGCCTACCCCGGCAAGGGGCGGCAGGATCCGCCGGAGGGCCTGAGGGATGATCACCCGGCGATAGGTGTCCTGCCGGGACAGCCCTAGGCTATAGGCGGCCTCCCATTGACCCTTGTGGATGGAGACAATGCCGGCGCGAAAAATTTCCGAAGCATAGGCACCTTCGAACAAGGACAAGGCCAATACTGCCGAGCCGAAAGCATCCAGGCCAAAGACCGGCCCGATGACGTAGTAGATGAAAAAAATCTGGGTCAGGAGCGGGGTGTTGCGAATGAATTCCACGTAGCCCTTGGCCACCAGTCGGGCGGTGAACGAGTCGGACAGGCGGAAAATGGCTGCTGTCAGGCCAAAAACCAAGGCCAGGACCAGACTCAAGCCGGAAATCTTGAAGGTCACGATCAGCCCTTGGAGCAAGGGGCCGAGGACCCAGCCGTCTTCGGTAAACTGGATCAGGTAGCGGGGCATCCGGTACCATTTCCAGTGATAGCCCGTGCCCTGCTCTCCGCTGGTAATGAACCAAGCCACGGCCCCCAGGAGCAGGCCGTAGAGCAGAAAGTCCCGGTAGTGTGCCACCAGGAACCGGGTAAACGACGTCGTGGTTGCTCGGGAATTCATGGTAAAAATCCCTGAGACGGTTCAACGCCTTGCCGCTGAAAGCAGCAAGTGACAGAGTCGGGATACGGAGATCGTGCAGTGAGGATGCGCGGTGGGACGGATGAGATGCGGAGCGGAGGCAGCGGTAGGCAACCGAAAGAGCCAGTGGGCTGAGGCGGGGAACAGCCTCCGGGACCGAAGAATACCTGAGAGAGTGTACGCAACCGCAAAGGGCAAAAGAGACCGGATAACCGGATCAGACGGGCGTGATCAAGCATGACAGGTATGTGGTATGTCCGAGAAAGCTGCTTGTCAAACCGGAATTGAAGAAAAAGCTGGATAATTCCAGGATTCATCCAGCACAAGTTGACGATTATGGAAAGCGGAGGCGCCTTTTCAGGCGTCTTGCCTCTGGAAGGGGTGTTGCAGACTTGTCAGAGAAAAAGCAGGGTAGCGGAGTGCGCGACACAGGCATATTTGCTGACGGAAATCTGCTCGTTAGGCCTCGCCGGGGACAAGACGCCTGAATAAGGGCTAGACGGCCTTGTTCAGCGCCGCTTCGGGAGTGAAGACGACCTTCTTGGTTCCGCCTTCGGTAACTGTTGTGAATTCTCCGAAACCGTCCAGGTGCGCTTTGGAGCCATTTGCCAAAGTGGTTCCAATGACGGCCTTCATGGCGTCATAGACCATGTATGCATCCTCTTCCGTTGTCAGCTTGTCCGGAAAGGCGGCCTGCAGGCTACGAACCATTGTCTTGGTGAAGCCCTCGGGCAATCCATGGACTCGCTCACGTAAGACATCCAAATCCGGCGGGGTGATCTTGCACTGGCCGTCTGCCTCAGACAAACAGACATCGGGGTAGTCAAAATTGGTCATGACTTTCTCCTTGTTTAGTGGTGACTGCAGGGTTGTTAAAAAGAACTATTCACAAGAAGCTAGCCTTTTTGACGAAGTTGTCAAATCCTTTTTCCATAGTCGGAATTGCGCTTTGGAAGAACAATTCCCCCAAGGGAGTTGTGCTGCGCATCACGCCGTTTCAGTACTCATGGTTCAGACATGGGAGTGCCGGAGGAAGAGAGCAGTAAACGGATTTGTTCCCAAAGCATCTCTCGGCCTTGGCGGGTTTTGGCGGAAAAAAGGAGAGGACGGGATTCCGGTCCGAGCAGGTTTGTCCAGGCGAGTTTGGTCGCGGCGATTTCACGCTGGGTGCATTTGTCCGCCTTGGTCAGCACGGGCAGGAGAGGCAGGCTCTGTTCCAGGGCCATGGCCGCCATTTCTCGATCTGGGAGCTGAGGTGGCAAGCGGCTGTCCAAAATCAGGATCAAGCCGGCAAGGCTTTTATTGCTGGT from the Desulfonatronum thioautotrophicum genome contains:
- a CDS encoding addiction module protein is translated as MTPTVQQILKSAALLSPIDRAELIEQLFLSFDHSEEQSVDAAWRQEIEDRLDAYDAGQIDASPAEDVLGRISQR
- a CDS encoding amino acid ABC transporter permease; its protein translation is MNSRATTTSFTRFLVAHYRDFLLYGLLLGAVAWFITSGEQGTGYHWKWYRMPRYLIQFTEDGWVLGPLLQGLIVTFKISGLSLVLALVFGLTAAIFRLSDSFTARLVAKGYVEFIRNTPLLTQIFFIYYVIGPVFGLDAFGSAVLALSLFEGAYASEIFRAGIVSIHKGQWEAAYSLGLSRQDTYRRVIIPQALRRILPPLAGVGVTLIKDSSLASTIAIYELTQRGNIVSSDTFMVFEVWFTVAAIYLAITFPLSMLVAEMGKRMRTAD
- a CDS encoding amino acid ABC transporter ATP-binding protein — translated: MNSAQQSQDIITVRDIVKTYPGGLLALDHVSLSVRQKEVVVVIGPSGSGKSTLLRCLNGLEDIDSGEIIIDGIPLDATPRNRLAIRTEVGMVFQSFNLFPHMTALQNINLAQEQVRGKSRKEANEATMALLARVGLTDKAQAYPAQLSGGQQQRVAIARALAMHPKVMLFDEATSALDPETIGEVLEVMKGLARDGMTMVVVTHEMGFAREAGDRVIFMENGRILEDASSEDFFSNPRQERTRAFLGQILCGPIPGLNGTHLNKKEQT
- a CDS encoding amino acid ABC transporter permease, giving the protein MPSKSARFTPLDAALILGIIAFAIFFVWRVNATLDYQWRWHLLANYLLRWDETAGRWIPGLVTQGLLTTIRLSIWTMLLATLIGVIMGMARCSRSLFLRMVGWTYVETVRNIPPLVLIFIFYFFLADQIMTMIGLEAMLRNLPEWAKDLLPWVAVPVDRMPNFLAALLTLAVYEGAYITEHVRSGIQSIERGQREAAYALGLSPWQQMRHVILPQAVSRIVPPLSGQFIATIKDTAIVSVISVQELTFQGMELMASTYMTFEIMITITLLYLLLTLTFSTVAGRVERRMRRAYG
- a CDS encoding transporter substrate-binding domain-containing protein, translating into MNIGKGKHLLLILTTIFILLATSLAQAQNIRQQITRESTLTTIMERGSLRVGFDTFVPWAMQDKTGEFVGFEIDVAKRFAEDLGVNIELVPTAWRGIIPALLTGKFDLLIGGMGIRADRAQQVYFSNPYYFTGQSMAAHKEKAAGFSSIEDFNKPEVIIAARLGTTAQRAAERFFPNAQHKFFEREPQVVQEILMGRAHAFVGNAPLPAQEVIKHPNRLFMPFQENLTKEPVGIAMRKGDPDLLNYVNSWIIEITAEGWIEDQYSYWFETMDWKELVE
- a CDS encoding ABC transporter ATP-binding protein, encoding MSTSPLLRLAQLTKSFGGVMAVNQVSFDVDHGSIVGLIGPNGAGKTTVFNLITGNYRPDSGEILFDGRNIVNMRTNRIVTLGIARTFQTIRLFQNMSALENVLAGCHCRMRSGAIGAMLRLPWQKREEREALEIAVGELEFVGLRSQLDQAARNLSYGNQRLLEIARALATKPRFLILDEPAGGMNDYETQVLVDLINQIRDRGITVLLIEHDMNLVMKICEKLVVLEYGIMIAQGAPVEIQKDQRVIDAYLGAPDDDEDEDF
- a CDS encoding ABC transporter ATP-binding protein — its product is MLLRIENLEVKYGNVQVLHGLNLAVNRGEIVTILGANGAGKSTTLMTISGLVKPSGGCIFLEDKPLHKLEAHQIVKLGLAQVPEGRRVFGTLSVHENLRLGAFTATDQALIQKNMDWVYEMFPILRKRRGQLAGTLSGGEQQMLAIGRGLMASPKILLLDEPSLGLAPILVKSIFATVREINKSGVTIVLVEQNARLALKLADRGYVLELGKIVLEDEAKALLANPEVQNAYLGGAR